Within Kutzneria chonburiensis, the genomic segment AGCGGCACGGAATTGCGCTCGGAACCGCCGCCGCCGGCGAAAGGGGGTCCATGGAGACCGGTGGGGGAGTGCCGGTTCGCAGCTGGGCGCCGAGTAGGGAAGGGGTGTCGAAGAGGCCGGGGCGGGAAACGTGGCCATTGCTGTAGACGTCCTGCCGCCAAGCGACGACGTCGCCGGAAGATGAGAGATCGGCCTCGATGTGCACGGCCATGGCAGCGCCGAAAGGAGCCCAGCCGAGCTCGTCGGCACGAGACCAGACGACCTGGACGGCCTGCCCGTTGACGGCCCGAGCCAACAGGACGGCGTCGAAAGCGGCGTCATCGGCACCGTTGTGGCCATAAGCCCCGGCGCCCTCGACATGGTGCACGGTGACCTGGTCGATGGCGACGCCGAGCGCCCGGCAGATGTCCCGGCGCAAGTGGTAGACGCCCTGGCTGTGGGTCCACAGCTCCAGCTTGTCGCCGTCCCAACGGGCGACGCCACAAGAGGGAGCCATTGAAGCATGGGCGATATAAGGCCGCGAGTAGGTGGCGCTGAGGGTTGTCACGCCACCGTCCGAAGTGGACTCGTCGACGAGAACGACGTCCTCGGTGTCACGAGACATCAAGAAGTCGGGCAAGGCATCGACGTCGGGCAGGCTGTCGTGTTCGGCCCATTCGCAGCGCAGCAATTCGGCGGCGCGCAGGGCGGTCTCCTCGCGAGCGGCGATCACGCCCAGGAAATTGCCGTCCCGTACGACCTCGACACCGTCCAAAGCTGCGGCAGCGCTGCTGTCCAAGGAAACGAGCGTCGCGCCACGGGAAGGCGGCCGGACGACGCGGCCGTACAGCATGCCGGGCAACGACAAATCGTGGATGAAACGGGGACGGCCGTAGACCTTGTCGGGAATGTCCAGACGGCCGGGACTGGTGCCCACCACCCGTCGCTCGGCGACGGGCTTGGGCGACACGGATCCGGTGGCCTCGATGCGGAGGTCGACGTCGTCGACCAGATCCCAGTAGCTGACCGAGCCGTTGATCACACCGTCCACAACGGACAGATCGGAAGTTCCCAACAGCTTCGACGCGGCAGCAAGGAACAGGGCACGGACCTCGGCGCCGACCTGGCGCAGCGCGGCGCCGGAGTCCTCGATCGACCGGCTGCCGGCGGTGATCGCCTCGTCAGGGCTGGAATCGGTGGTCAGAGGCACCATGCGGATCCGGCCGTACGCGACGTCCAGCTCATCGGCAGCGATTTGCGCCAAAGCCGACAGAATGCCCTGCCCCAGCTCGACTTTGCCGCAACGGACATCAACGGTGCCGTCAGGCTGCACCGTAATCCAGTGCGACAGAAGGGGATTGTTCGCCAGATTCGCCGGGATCACTGGGCGGCCTTCAGTACCGCACGGACCATGCGATTGTGCGCCCCGCACCGGCAGAGGTTGCCGTCCAAGGCTTCCCGGACCTCGTCCTCCGACGGCCCGGAATTCCGGGCCAGCAGGGCGGTTGCCGTCATCACCACACCCGACAGGCAGTACCCGCACTGCGCCGCTTGCTCATCGATCATGGCGCGCTGCAAGGCGGAATCGCCAAGTCCTTCCACGGTCAGGACTTCCTTGCCCTCGACCGACCACAGTGGAGTGTCGCACGAGTGCACGACCTGTCCGTCGACGAGCACGTTGCAGGACCCGCACAGCCCGAGTCCGCAGCCG encodes:
- a CDS encoding molybdopterin cofactor-binding domain-containing protein codes for the protein MRGAQSHGPCGTEGRPVIPANLANNPLLSHWITVQPDGTVDVRCGKVELGQGILSALAQIAADELDVAYGRIRMVPLTTDSSPDEAITAGSRSIEDSGAALRQVGAEVRALFLAAASKLLGTSDLSVVDGVINGSVSYWDLVDDVDLRIEATGSVSPKPVAERRVVGTSPGRLDIPDKVYGRPRFIHDLSLPGMLYGRVVRPPSRGATLVSLDSSAAAALDGVEVVRDGNFLGVIAAREETALRAAELLRCEWAEHDSLPDVDALPDFLMSRDTEDVVLVDESTSDGGVTTLSATYSRPYIAHASMAPSCGVARWDGDKLELWTHSQGVYHLRRDICRALGVAIDQVTVHHVEGAGAYGHNGADDAAFDAVLLARAVNGQAVQVVWSRADELGWAPFGAAMAVHIEADLSSSGDVVAWRQDVYSNGHVSRPGLFDTPSLLGAQLRTGTPPPVSMDPLSPAAAVPSAIPCRCTRFPASTSASTACWRCPFAPRPCGR
- a CDS encoding (2Fe-2S)-binding protein; the encoded protein is MSDETFSLLVNGAEVTVAADRDTPLLYALRNQLGLKGTRFGCGLGLCGSCNVLVDGQVVHSCDTPLWSVEGKEVLTVEGLGDSALQRAMIDEQAAQCGYCLSGVVMTATALLARNSGPSEDEVREALDGNLCRCGAHNRMVRAVLKAAQ